A window from Hoeflea sp. IMCC20628 encodes these proteins:
- a CDS encoding LssY C-terminal domain-containing protein: protein MPTRRSRTRHSRRMFAAIAALALIYTVLAYVLVPLGWDYLSEPLFQPSDGVPRLTETRDHHAGDPINVALVGDEAAIKSAMAAAGWFAPDPLGFKSDLDIAADIILDRAYVTAPVSRLFLFGRSEDLAFEKPAGPDPDTRHHVRLWLLAEDEGTQKPGVYVGAASFDRGIGISHETGQLTHHIAPDVDHERDRLKTDLMQTGQLSDHEMVAGFHELRTGFNGGGDPWTTDGDLWAGVLRAQK from the coding sequence GTGCCAACCAGACGAAGCAGAACCCGACATTCCCGGCGGATGTTCGCTGCCATCGCCGCGCTGGCGTTGATCTACACGGTGCTGGCCTACGTTCTCGTTCCACTGGGCTGGGATTATCTGTCCGAACCACTCTTCCAGCCTTCCGACGGTGTGCCGCGTTTGACCGAGACCCGGGATCACCATGCCGGTGACCCGATCAATGTGGCGCTGGTCGGCGACGAAGCGGCGATAAAATCCGCTATGGCAGCGGCCGGCTGGTTTGCTCCTGATCCGCTCGGATTTAAAAGCGATTTGGACATTGCCGCCGATATCATTCTCGACCGCGCCTATGTCACCGCGCCCGTCAGCCGGCTGTTTCTGTTCGGGCGAAGCGAGGATCTGGCATTTGAAAAACCGGCCGGGCCTGATCCGGACACGCGGCACCATGTGCGGCTGTGGTTGCTTGCTGAGGATGAAGGGACACAGAAGCCTGGTGTCTATGTCGGCGCGGCATCGTTTGACCGGGGCATCGGCATCTCCCACGAAACCGGGCAACTGACGCATCATATTGCACCCGATGTCGACCATGAACGCGACCGGCTGAAAACCGATTTGATGCAGACCGGCCAGTTGTCGGACCATGAAATGGTGGCCGGTTTTCATGAGCTGCGCACCGGTTTTAATGGCGGTGGCGATCCATGGACCACCGACGGTGATCTCTGGGCCGGGGTGTTGCGCGCGCAAAAGTGA
- a CDS encoding Fe(3+) ABC transporter substrate-binding protein: MAISTPRVLALLASVAVFATIAVPAYADGEVNIYSSRHYDTDERLYSDFTAATGIEINLIEGKEDELIERMKAEGANSPADVFITADAGRLWRAEQAGLLSAVDSDVLNARVPESLRHPEGHWFGISKRARVIFYDKDRVSEPPQTYAALADPKYKGLLCARSSSNIYMLSLLGAYIAHNGDEAAKDWAQGLKDNLARDPQGGDTDQLKGLVSGECGIAIANTYYFARGLAGQVDGLTEGIDKIGVVFPDQDGNGTHVNISGAGVTTHAPHRDNAIKLLEYFTSDQAQAYFANGNNEYPVVEGISASSVVEGLGSFTADTLNLNKLGENQARAQEIYNEVGYK, from the coding sequence ATGGCCATCTCTACACCGCGCGTGCTCGCACTTCTCGCCTCCGTTGCCGTCTTCGCCACCATCGCCGTGCCGGCCTATGCCGATGGCGAGGTCAATATCTATTCGTCGCGCCATTACGACACCGACGAACGTCTCTACAGCGATTTCACCGCAGCTACCGGCATCGAGATCAACCTGATCGAGGGCAAGGAAGACGAGTTGATCGAGCGGATGAAGGCGGAAGGCGCCAACAGTCCGGCAGACGTGTTCATCACCGCCGATGCCGGCCGTTTGTGGCGTGCGGAACAGGCCGGTCTGCTTTCGGCTGTTGACTCGGATGTTCTCAATGCCCGCGTTCCCGAAAGTCTGCGCCACCCTGAGGGGCATTGGTTCGGCATTTCCAAGCGCGCCCGGGTGATCTTCTATGACAAGGACAGAGTAAGCGAGCCGCCGCAGACCTATGCGGCGCTGGCCGATCCGAAGTACAAGGGCCTGCTGTGTGCCCGGTCGAGTTCCAACATCTACATGCTGTCGCTGCTCGGCGCCTATATAGCGCACAATGGCGATGAGGCCGCCAAGGACTGGGCGCAGGGCCTGAAGGACAATCTGGCGCGTGATCCGCAGGGCGGCGACACCGACCAGCTCAAGGGTCTGGTCTCGGGCGAGTGCGGCATTGCCATTGCCAACACCTATTACTTCGCCCGCGGTCTCGCCGGTCAGGTCGACGGCCTGACTGAAGGCATCGACAAGATCGGCGTCGTCTTCCCGGATCAAGACGGCAATGGCACACACGTCAACATCTCCGGCGCCGGTGTGACAACCCATGCGCCGCACCGCGACAATGCGATCAAGCTGCTGGAGTATTTCACGTCGGATCAGGCGCAGGCCTATTTTGCCAACGGCAACAATGAGTATCCGGTGGTTGAAGGCATTTCAGCCTCCTCGGTGGTCGAGGGTTTGGGCAGCTTCACCGCCGACACGCTCAACCTCAACAAGCTCGGCGAAAACCAGGCCCGCGCCCAGGAAATCTACAACGAGGTCGGCTACAAGTAA
- a CDS encoding cation:proton antiporter, translating to MQNEPFFGLNSYHVALAVIGVIVIVARWLPRLISKREPASAPLMILFGAGAALLMPGLPTLPDPRQVPLPWELVSELTVIVALFGAGMRIDSLRPWKRWTPTTRMLGIAMPLTILAVALLGVGLAGLTVAGAILLGAVLAPTDPVLAADVQVGPPHEGAEHPVRFTLTTEAGLNDGLAFPFVYLGLIVAAEGLNPGIWAVDWFLRDIVYRIALGVGMGWAGGRLLGFILFKVPKGAVLAETGSGVIALAGVLLCYGSTELIEGYGFIAVAVLGLTLRRIKAEHHFHRQLHDFSESIEHALTALLLIALGSVLPVLFADLTWTHFVVAILLILVIRPLSGWIALSKTDLDNRSRAVVSVYGVRGIGSIYYLCYAGSHIEFTNEAQLWSLIALVILMSTILHGFTVGWAMDRLKED from the coding sequence TTGCAGAACGAACCATTCTTCGGATTGAACTCCTATCACGTCGCACTGGCTGTTATCGGCGTGATCGTGATCGTTGCGCGGTGGCTGCCACGGCTGATTTCCAAACGCGAACCGGCATCAGCGCCGCTGATGATCCTGTTCGGCGCCGGGGCCGCATTGCTGATGCCGGGATTGCCGACGCTGCCGGACCCACGTCAGGTGCCGCTGCCCTGGGAACTGGTGAGCGAACTGACCGTCATTGTGGCTCTTTTCGGTGCCGGCATGCGCATTGACAGTCTGCGTCCCTGGAAACGCTGGACACCGACCACGCGCATGCTCGGCATCGCGATGCCACTGACCATTCTGGCCGTCGCCTTGCTGGGGGTTGGTCTTGCGGGGCTGACGGTGGCCGGTGCCATACTGCTTGGCGCGGTGCTGGCGCCGACGGATCCGGTGCTGGCAGCCGATGTTCAGGTCGGACCGCCGCATGAAGGCGCTGAACACCCGGTTCGCTTCACCTTGACCACAGAGGCGGGTCTGAACGACGGGCTGGCATTTCCCTTCGTCTATCTCGGGCTGATCGTCGCTGCCGAAGGCCTCAACCCCGGAATATGGGCTGTCGACTGGTTCCTGCGCGACATTGTCTACCGGATCGCTCTGGGGGTCGGCATGGGCTGGGCCGGCGGCAGGCTGTTGGGGTTCATTCTTTTCAAGGTGCCAAAAGGAGCGGTTCTGGCTGAAACCGGGTCCGGGGTCATCGCGCTGGCGGGCGTGCTATTGTGTTATGGCTCGACCGAGCTGATCGAAGGCTATGGTTTCATCGCCGTTGCGGTTCTGGGGCTGACCCTGCGGCGGATCAAGGCAGAGCATCACTTCCATCGGCAGCTGCACGATTTTTCGGAATCCATCGAACATGCGCTGACCGCGCTGCTGCTTATTGCGCTCGGCAGCGTTCTGCCGGTCCTGTTTGCCGATTTGACGTGGACACATTTTGTCGTGGCCATCTTGCTGATACTGGTGATCCGCCCTCTATCGGGATGGATCGCTTTGTCGAAAACGGACCTCGACAACCGCAGCAGAGCGGTGGTTTCAGTCTATGGGGTTCGCGGCATCGGCTCGATCTACTACCTGTGCTATGCGGGGAGCCATATCGAGTTCACCAACGAGGCCCAGCTCTGGTCTCTTATCGCTCTTGTCATCTTGATGTCGACTATCCTGCACGGCTTCACCGTCGGCTGGGCGATGGACCGGTTGAAAGAGGATTGA
- a CDS encoding DUF393 domain-containing protein, translating into MMTSQPTTQLCVWYDGDCPVCRQEVALYHHIDRQQRIAWIDIVALTDSELPSDKSRADLLGRFHAREANGPWHIGVDAFAAIWEQIPVLRRLALLFRTPGIRQLAELFYRGFLKWQRRHRARRNNQIGLI; encoded by the coding sequence ATGATGACCTCACAGCCAACCACCCAACTCTGCGTCTGGTATGATGGCGACTGCCCGGTCTGCCGACAGGAAGTGGCGCTTTATCACCATATCGACCGGCAGCAGCGGATCGCCTGGATAGACATCGTTGCCCTTACCGACAGCGAGCTGCCTTCGGACAAGAGCCGCGCCGATCTGCTCGGCAGGTTTCATGCGCGGGAGGCCAATGGCCCCTGGCACATAGGCGTCGATGCCTTTGCGGCGATCTGGGAGCAAATCCCGGTTCTCAGACGCCTTGCCTTGCTGTTCCGTACCCCCGGCATCCGGCAACTGGCCGAACTTTTCTATCGCGGATTTCTCAAATGGCAACGGCGGCACCGCGCCCGGCGCAACAATCAAATCGGCCTTATTTGA
- a CDS encoding dihydroxyacetone kinase subunit DhaK, with translation MTQFMNNKEDIVTDAVDGVIAVSGGKLARLDGYPHIRVVVRNDWDKSKVALVSGGGSGHEPAHAGFVGEGMLTAAVCGDVFASPSVDAVLAGILAVTGPAGCLLIVKNYTGDRLNFGLAAERAKAFGLDVSMVVVDDDVALPDLPQARGVAGTLFVHKIAGALAARGVKLGEITRRVEKVIAGTKTIGMSLDTCTVPGSPKESRIPKGMAELGLGIHGEAGVEQIQYSDARQAMDAVVAKLGKHMGDGHHVALLNNLGGASVLEMAVLANEMVNSSIAGKLKWIVGPAAMVTSLDMRGFSVSVYPVDAEDLDALSQSTPLSAWPGISEITPVTVLNLPDGLAPIKPLPSEHAETRAFLTKCCEILIKSEADLNALDAKSGDGDTGSTLAGAARALIATMDTLPLADHTQLYRAIGQELSQTMGGSSGVLLAIFFAAAGDAASSGLSMTGSLKAGLARMQEIGGAKLGDRTMVDALHPALDALEDNLQLAAKAARAGADHTATLTKANAGRATYINAQQLEGHTDPGAEAVARLFEHLQG, from the coding sequence TCCGCAATGACTGGGACAAGTCGAAAGTGGCGCTGGTATCTGGCGGTGGATCCGGCCACGAACCTGCACACGCCGGATTTGTCGGCGAAGGCATGCTGACTGCGGCCGTTTGTGGCGATGTGTTTGCCTCGCCTTCTGTCGATGCTGTACTGGCTGGAATTTTGGCCGTGACCGGTCCTGCCGGCTGTCTGCTGATCGTCAAGAACTACACCGGCGACCGGTTGAATTTCGGATTGGCGGCCGAGCGTGCAAAGGCTTTCGGCCTCGATGTCAGCATGGTTGTTGTCGATGATGATGTGGCCTTGCCTGACTTGCCGCAGGCGCGTGGTGTCGCCGGTACCCTGTTCGTGCACAAGATCGCCGGGGCTCTGGCTGCGCGTGGGGTCAAACTGGGTGAAATCACCAGACGGGTCGAAAAAGTCATTGCCGGCACCAAGACCATCGGCATGTCTCTTGATACCTGTACCGTTCCGGGCTCGCCAAAAGAGTCCCGCATTCCAAAGGGCATGGCCGAGCTAGGTCTGGGCATCCACGGCGAAGCCGGTGTCGAGCAGATTCAGTATTCCGATGCAAGGCAGGCGATGGATGCGGTCGTCGCAAAGCTCGGCAAGCACATGGGCGACGGCCATCATGTCGCGCTTCTGAACAATCTGGGCGGAGCCTCTGTTCTCGAAATGGCTGTTCTGGCCAATGAAATGGTCAATTCCAGTATTGCCGGCAAACTGAAATGGATCGTCGGGCCAGCCGCAATGGTCACATCTCTGGATATGCGCGGCTTCTCGGTGTCAGTCTATCCAGTGGACGCTGAAGACCTTGATGCGCTTTCACAATCAACGCCGCTTTCTGCCTGGCCGGGCATTTCCGAAATCACGCCGGTGACCGTCCTCAACCTTCCGGATGGTCTGGCACCGATCAAGCCGCTGCCATCCGAGCACGCCGAAACCCGCGCCTTCCTGACCAAGTGCTGCGAGATCCTGATCAAGTCCGAAGCGGACCTGAATGCGCTGGACGCCAAATCCGGAGATGGCGACACAGGATCGACGCTGGCCGGGGCCGCGCGCGCGCTGATTGCCACGATGGACACGCTTCCCCTGGCTGATCACACCCAGCTCTACCGCGCCATTGGCCAGGAACTCAGCCAGACGATGGGCGGCTCCTCCGGCGTGTTGCTGGCGATCTTCTTTGCCGCGGCAGGCGATGCTGCTTCAAGCGGCCTCTCGATGACCGGCTCGCTGAAGGCCGGACTGGCAAGAATGCAGGAAATTGGCGGCGCCAAGCTGGGCGACAGAACCATGGTGGATGCGCTTCATCCGGCACTCGACGCATTGGAAGACAATCTGCAACTGGCTGCCAAGGCAGCGCGTGCAGGTGCAGATCATACTGCAACATTGACCAAGGCGAATGCAGGCCGGGCAACCTATATCAATGCCCAGCAGCTTGAAGGCCATACCGATCCCGGTGCTGAAGCAGTGGCACGTCTGTTCGAGCATTTGCAGGGTTAA
- a CDS encoding iron ABC transporter permease — MGERALKTAAWIVSLLCLAPIVAVAFAAASGTFDTWNSLMATVLPRYALTTVQLVAIVGVGTAVVGTSTAWLVTTCSFPFRRTFEIVLALPLAFPAYVLAYAYTDLLDHPGAVQTALREITGWGPQDYWFPEVRSLGGAAAMLIFVLYPYVYLLARAAFLKQSPTAYFAARTLGHTPWSAFWRVSLPMARPAIAGGVLLALMETIADFGTVAHFGVQTFATGIYSAWFSMGDRMAASQLAMCLLVVALAFALLERAERGAAKRFPAGSRVETMERHNLGGWRAAAAFTACVLPVAIGFAIPLVVLADMAIGAGKSPFSPRYLGYVQNSLTLASITAAVTVVCAVIIGFCARIAPSLASRFSATAAGIGYAVPGGVIAVGLLVPFAALDNMVDAWARTNFDVSTGLFFTGSVGLLVVAYMVRFIASALGAFDTGISAIKPNIDAAARTLGRTSGRMLIEVHLPLLRPSLLTALLIVFVDVMKELPATLIMRPFNFDTLAVQAYRLASDERLNQAALPSLMIVGFGLLPVILLCHTIGRSGRPQNRVIRPQAEALLPAV, encoded by the coding sequence GTGGGCGAACGCGCACTCAAGACAGCAGCCTGGATTGTCTCCCTGCTTTGCCTCGCGCCAATTGTCGCGGTGGCTTTCGCGGCGGCGTCGGGCACATTTGACACCTGGAACAGCCTGATGGCGACGGTGCTGCCGCGCTATGCGCTGACCACGGTGCAACTGGTTGCCATCGTCGGCGTCGGCACGGCCGTTGTCGGCACCTCTACCGCCTGGTTGGTGACAACCTGCAGCTTCCCATTCCGCCGCACGTTCGAGATCGTTCTGGCGCTGCCGCTCGCCTTCCCTGCCTATGTGTTGGCCTATGCCTATACAGACCTGCTCGATCATCCCGGCGCGGTGCAAACAGCGCTCAGGGAAATCACTGGCTGGGGACCGCAGGATTACTGGTTCCCGGAAGTCCGTTCGCTCGGCGGAGCCGCAGCGATGTTGATTTTCGTACTCTACCCCTATGTCTATCTGCTGGCCCGCGCCGCCTTCCTCAAGCAGTCGCCAACGGCCTATTTCGCTGCCCGTACCTTGGGGCACACACCGTGGTCCGCCTTCTGGCGGGTAAGCCTGCCGATGGCGCGCCCGGCCATTGCCGGCGGCGTGCTGTTGGCACTGATGGAAACCATCGCCGATTTCGGCACTGTGGCGCATTTCGGCGTGCAGACCTTCGCCACAGGAATCTACAGCGCCTGGTTTTCCATGGGCGACCGCATGGCGGCCTCGCAACTTGCCATGTGCCTGCTCGTTGTGGCGCTGGCATTCGCACTGCTCGAACGCGCCGAGCGCGGCGCCGCAAAACGCTTTCCCGCAGGCTCGCGCGTTGAAACCATGGAGCGGCATAACCTGGGCGGCTGGCGCGCCGCTGCGGCTTTTACAGCCTGCGTTCTGCCTGTCGCCATCGGCTTTGCCATTCCGCTGGTGGTTCTGGCAGACATGGCGATTGGCGCCGGTAAATCACCGTTTTCACCACGCTATCTCGGTTATGTGCAAAACTCGCTGACGCTGGCATCAATCACCGCGGCTGTGACTGTCGTATGCGCCGTCATCATCGGTTTTTGTGCCCGCATCGCGCCGAGCCTGGCGTCGCGCTTTTCCGCAACTGCGGCAGGCATTGGCTATGCCGTGCCTGGTGGAGTAATCGCGGTGGGACTGCTGGTGCCCTTTGCCGCACTCGACAACATGGTCGACGCCTGGGCGCGGACCAATTTCGACGTCTCCACCGGCCTGTTCTTCACCGGCTCCGTCGGGTTATTGGTGGTGGCCTATATGGTGCGCTTCATCGCTTCGGCGCTGGGCGCCTTCGACACCGGCATCTCGGCGATCAAGCCAAACATCGACGCCGCCGCCCGCACGCTTGGTCGCACCTCGGGCCGCATGCTCATCGAAGTTCATCTGCCTTTGCTCCGCCCCAGCCTGCTGACCGCATTGCTGATTGTCTTTGTCGATGTGATGAAGGAGCTGCCGGCGACGCTGATCATGCGGCCATTCAATTTCGACACGCTGGCTGTGCAGGCCTACCGGCTCGCCTCAGACGAACGCCTCAACCAGGCGGCCCTGCCCTCGCTGATGATTGTCGGCTTTGGCCTGCTGCCAGTCATTCTGCTGTGCCACACGATTGGCCGGTCAGGGCGCCCACAAAACCGGGTGATCCGCCCCCAGGCCGAAGCGCTGCTGCCCGCAGTCTGA
- a CDS encoding TetR/AcrR family transcriptional regulator — protein sequence MTAPKKSEQTRSRILAEGRALVLAQGFGGLGLTELLTVSGVPKGSFYYYFPSKEAFGCEMLNAYVTDYLAALDAIIAQPQPAAERMDSFFSSALGGDAGSMADRCLVVKLAAEITDLSEDMRQILDDGVTAVCDRLAQMLREGAEDGSIILQVDPACAATLLYSQWLGAAIIAKLSRRPHPLEQALADTRRRFFT from the coding sequence ATGACCGCACCGAAGAAATCCGAACAGACCCGTTCCCGCATCCTTGCCGAAGGCCGGGCGCTTGTGCTTGCCCAAGGCTTTGGCGGCCTCGGACTCACCGAACTGCTGACTGTTTCGGGCGTACCGAAAGGTTCGTTCTATTACTACTTCCCCTCCAAGGAAGCCTTCGGCTGCGAGATGCTCAACGCCTATGTCACTGATTACCTGGCGGCCCTCGACGCCATCATTGCCCAGCCTCAACCAGCCGCCGAACGCATGGACAGCTTCTTCAGCTCAGCCCTTGGCGGTGATGCCGGATCAATGGCCGATCGCTGCCTGGTGGTCAAACTCGCTGCCGAAATCACCGACCTGTCCGAAGACATGCGGCAGATCCTCGATGACGGCGTCACTGCTGTGTGTGACCGCCTCGCCCAAATGCTGCGCGAAGGCGCCGAAGACGGCTCCATCATTTTGCAAGTCGATCCCGCCTGCGCCGCCACCCTGCTCTACAGCCAATGGCTCGGAGCGGCGATCATCGCCAAATTGTCAAGGCGCCCGCACCCCCTCGAACAGGCGCTTGCCGATACGCGGCGCCGGTTCTTCACCTGA
- a CDS encoding zinc-binding dehydrogenase, whose translation MKAATYTKFGEPADVLVVKDVARPEPKAGEVLIRTILSPIHNHDLWTIRGTYGYKPELPALGGSEAVGTVEAVGDAVDVTLIGKRVVNAGKIGTWAEYFTAPAAGILPLPDAISDEAGAQLVAMPFSAISLLEFLHVKEGDTVIQTAANGAVGKIFADLALARGIKTVNLVRRTEAVAELEALGMENVLSTDQDGWQKRARDIVGKDGAQAAIDSVGGPIVADIADLLGLNGLLVVFGTATGVPLELRAGSMITNHLTVKGFWGSRISSEMAADEKVRLITELVTLAAHGKLKLPSGGEFSLDNVVDAVKASLTPGKSGKILIRP comes from the coding sequence ATGAAAGCTGCAACTTACACAAAATTTGGCGAACCGGCCGACGTTCTCGTCGTCAAGGACGTCGCCCGGCCTGAACCGAAAGCCGGTGAAGTCCTCATCCGCACCATCCTCTCGCCGATCCACAACCACGATCTGTGGACCATTCGCGGCACCTATGGCTACAAGCCAGAACTGCCGGCGCTTGGCGGCAGCGAAGCCGTCGGCACAGTTGAAGCGGTCGGCGACGCCGTCGATGTCACACTGATCGGCAAGCGCGTCGTCAATGCCGGCAAGATCGGCACCTGGGCCGAATATTTCACCGCCCCTGCAGCTGGCATTTTGCCACTGCCTGACGCGATTTCCGACGAAGCCGGCGCGCAATTGGTCGCAATGCCGTTCAGCGCCATATCGCTTCTCGAATTCTTGCACGTCAAGGAAGGCGACACCGTCATCCAGACCGCCGCCAATGGCGCTGTCGGCAAGATCTTCGCCGATCTCGCCCTCGCCCGCGGCATCAAGACCGTCAATCTGGTGCGCCGCACCGAGGCCGTTGCCGAACTTGAAGCGCTGGGCATGGAAAACGTGCTGTCGACCGACCAGGATGGATGGCAGAAGCGCGCCCGCGACATCGTCGGCAAGGACGGCGCGCAAGCCGCGATCGATTCCGTCGGCGGCCCGATCGTCGCCGATATTGCCGACCTGCTCGGCCTCAACGGCTTGCTGGTGGTATTCGGCACGGCCACAGGTGTGCCGCTCGAACTGCGCGCCGGCTCGATGATCACCAACCACCTCACTGTCAAGGGCTTCTGGGGCTCGCGCATCAGCTCCGAAATGGCCGCTGACGAAAAGGTCCGCCTGATAACCGAACTGGTCACGCTCGCCGCCCACGGCAAGCTGAAGCTGCCCTCGGGCGGTGAATTCAGCCTCGACAACGTGGTCGACGCAGTCAAGGCATCGCTGACACCGGGCAAGTCAGGAAAGATCCTGATTCGTCCCTGA
- a CDS encoding thiamine pyrophosphate-binding protein: MKTGGQLIVDSLKANGVRQLYCVPGESYLAVLDALIDSDIGVTVCRQEGGAAMMADAWGKLTGEPGICFVTRAPGATNASAGLHVARQDSTPMILFIGQVQRDAREREAFQEVEYRRAFTEFAKWVGEIDDPARIPEFITRAFAIATSGRPGPVVLSLPEDMLRQMVENPVVPQRYTKVATRPGAVELGELEDRLASAERPVMILGGSGWTEKAVHEVQEFASRASVPVGVSLRRQMLFDHLHPAYAGDVGIGINPALADEIKNSDLVILLGGRFSEMPSSGYTLMDTPYPKQPLVHVHADSSELGRVYKPTVAINADPASFAASLLTIGNAVPASRAARVKAMHDSYLAWSTPPETGPGPVQMGPIVNWLEENLPEDAIMTNGAGNYATWVHRFHRFRGFATQAAPTSGTMGYGVPGAVGAQQAFPDRLVVCFAGDGCFLMHGQEFATMVRHQLPIITVVVNNGIYGTIRMHQERDYPGRISATTLTNPDFAAYARAFGGHGETVETTADFAPAFERARASGLPAIIEVKLDPEAITPTRTMSQIAGTGVKK, translated from the coding sequence ATGAAGACCGGTGGCCAACTCATTGTCGACTCGCTGAAAGCCAATGGCGTTCGCCAACTCTATTGCGTGCCTGGCGAGAGCTACCTTGCCGTGCTCGACGCGCTGATCGATTCCGACATCGGCGTCACCGTTTGCCGCCAGGAAGGCGGCGCCGCAATGATGGCCGATGCCTGGGGCAAGCTTACCGGCGAACCCGGCATCTGCTTCGTCACCCGCGCCCCCGGCGCCACCAATGCATCTGCCGGCCTGCATGTGGCGCGGCAGGATTCCACCCCGATGATCCTGTTCATCGGCCAGGTGCAGCGCGACGCCCGCGAACGCGAAGCCTTCCAGGAAGTCGAATACCGCCGGGCATTTACCGAATTTGCCAAATGGGTCGGCGAGATCGATGATCCGGCGCGGATCCCGGAATTCATCACCCGCGCCTTTGCCATCGCCACCTCCGGTCGTCCCGGCCCGGTGGTGCTGTCGCTGCCCGAGGACATGCTGCGCCAGATGGTCGAAAATCCCGTCGTGCCGCAACGATACACCAAGGTGGCCACCCGCCCCGGCGCCGTTGAACTGGGCGAACTGGAAGACCGGTTGGCAAGCGCCGAGCGTCCGGTGATGATCCTGGGCGGTTCCGGCTGGACCGAAAAAGCGGTCCACGAAGTCCAGGAATTCGCCAGCCGCGCCAGCGTTCCGGTCGGCGTCTCGCTCCGCCGCCAGATGCTGTTTGATCATCTTCACCCGGCCTATGCCGGCGATGTCGGCATCGGCATCAACCCCGCGCTGGCTGACGAGATCAAGAATTCCGACCTGGTGATCCTCCTCGGTGGCCGGTTCTCGGAAATGCCTTCATCGGGCTACACGCTGATGGACACCCCCTACCCCAAGCAACCGCTGGTCCATGTCCACGCCGATTCCTCCGAACTCGGCCGTGTCTACAAGCCGACAGTCGCCATCAATGCCGACCCGGCCTCTTTTGCCGCCAGCCTGCTGACCATCGGCAACGCGGTGCCTGCGAGCCGCGCCGCGCGCGTCAAGGCCATGCACGATTCCTACCTCGCCTGGTCAACGCCGCCCGAAACCGGTCCCGGCCCGGTACAGATGGGACCGATCGTCAACTGGCTGGAGGAAAACCTGCCCGAAGACGCGATCATGACCAATGGCGCCGGCAATTACGCCACCTGGGTCCACCGCTTCCATCGCTTCCGCGGCTTCGCCACCCAGGCGGCCCCCACATCCGGCACCATGGGCTATGGCGTCCCCGGCGCAGTTGGTGCCCAACAGGCGTTTCCGGACCGGCTGGTGGTCTGTTTTGCCGGCGACGGCTGCTTCCTGATGCACGGCCAGGAATTCGCCACCATGGTACGCCACCAGTTGCCGATCATCACCGTGGTGGTCAACAATGGCATCTACGGCACCATCCGCATGCATCAGGAGCGTGACTATCCCGGCCGTATCAGCGCCACGACACTGACCAATCCGGATTTCGCTGCCTATGCCCGTGCCTTCGGCGGCCATGGCGAAACCGTGGAGACAACAGCGGATTTCGCACCGGCCTTCGAGCGCGCCCGCGCCTCCGGCCTGCCTGCGATCATCGAGGTCAAGCTCGATCCCGAGGCCATCACCCCGACGCGGACAATGTCGCAGATCGCAGGCACCGGTGTGAAAAAATAG
- a CDS encoding TIGR01244 family sulfur transferase: protein MDLRPVTPTYSVAGQISVEDLAAIKAAGFKSIVCHRPDGEAADQPSFASIKQAAEALGLEIRHIPVGPTGVTAEAVREMLDAVEELPTPMLGYCRSGARSTAIYQHTEHMRG, encoded by the coding sequence ATGGACCTTCGCCCCGTTACCCCCACCTATTCCGTTGCCGGCCAGATTTCCGTAGAGGACCTTGCCGCCATCAAGGCAGCCGGATTCAAATCGATCGTGTGCCACCGTCCCGATGGCGAGGCTGCCGATCAGCCGAGTTTTGCCAGCATCAAGCAGGCAGCCGAAGCGCTTGGTCTCGAAATCCGCCATATCCCGGTGGGCCCTACCGGCGTGACCGCCGAAGCGGTGCGCGAAATGCTCGATGCTGTCGAGGAATTGCCCACTCCGATGCTCGGCTATTGCCGCTCCGGCGCTCGCTCGACCGCGATCTACCAGCATACGGAACACATGCGCGGCTGA